A single genomic interval of Sander lucioperca isolate FBNREF2018 chromosome 9, SLUC_FBN_1.2, whole genome shotgun sequence harbors:
- the wu:fj49a02 gene encoding myomegalin isoform X7 → MLDLKMKETCRICGRELCGNQRRWIFHPTPKLNLQVLLSHALGQELTRDGRGEFACSKCTFMLDRMYRFDTVIARVEALSIERLQRLLQEKHRLRQCICGLYRKTNSEEGAVTLPGGDEGPGDGMVDISGLTHAKYCALLQDDLVYSLYESWADDGLDCQHHHQPQCPAGPGSEVTVAGSHRCVPSTPRKCRGCSYWRVADSDYEAVCKVPRKLARSISCGPSSRYSASVIGGSVTGGVGGGGEGVGERKNVEDSEEPPSSLTLVPGSQDPSRTSDSDRTLAGRASSSPSIASLETTEEYVQPGAITDGPLSSPRELVDDRISDSLSEEHMGAPRSQASPGPSLSLALCLLQSYAVYRPVMSSKGSKLPVLLRRNTSNGGSRLGFPDSVLGMSYGTPEGEGDNHMPTPEPDPPLIRLGDQDLNLAYMEDLLEDLYKEYPPPRPHQSLVEEQQSQLNQYECAAGQCVSELQKAQLQVQSLQAKIHQSEAKNMKLQEKLNEMECELRSIRQAAQSQERTIQDLTESISTKDNEAQELYQLMEEQNTTLCKLREMVHRNQLAQCKAPEGVSESLTLAQLQGELVGVQSSLFSLGLELEASQRSLRQSQRQGDDLSRFKERLNADLQEVQQHREVTEKHNQDLRCALQKARSELQAKEAALKEAEAERHTVVQESDRSIAQLQCSLQDKEQQLQEYSEMLESGSSKPRDALLEKLRERIKDRDRALEHSIDDKFRCVEEREGQVRRLQLALREKERDLERLRCILSNNEETITSLDALVRGKELELEQAAEAYRNLQWLKQQSEEKEKNTLREKDTIISQLQTALQTHSQEAQDLTAALVARVQAGPTEVVEELKARLALKEKLFQELLSDRSRQSNEHQAQVQNMLNTLSSKDQYLQDYSYRLSLVISERTVQLQELRRQLSSRERELCELRQDKERELGGETEHLRSLLREKEAFIKELIQGQEEAMQPSTKESEAEMEALQEELQLVLKKEREAQKELSALRLSLAHQQDTRDSTDHQCVLEQLVSEYNHLNDALRAEKRLYQNLTHIHTNSDSSEKIQALHTELDSIQALRRQLEEVLARTRNMALVLERPAKRQPDFGELSTEEEEGDDEDGSSDEFTDSIEEDDDKVTARSLASIQVCETEVVTRALVSQRADVKQLEEAKKILEGQLEEIRSQLERDGYTSVAQLRSALQRLQQENQALKESQGRAEVVGLRTNPGRNHRSLNQDEEEQEEDIEKEDEEEEMSPVPVGKPGHPCVSLSDERGKRHCKRPRCLTPRHLTHQPDTEVEPAGDSTVVGALWQDIGEGLREQAARLSSNLALSHQENRELQERLMVSEATVHAQAEQLKDYRDLLTETSVQQASKQVQVDLQDLGYETCGRSENEAEREDASSPEFDDLEMCTSLSHQQDYEGAGGSWYAGSSNTGAYEMGDESASLHHLVQDLRSQLSRCHKVIRGLQLRVRSLSTTSDYASSLERTPRKVNWAFETSPAPGGVEEDEGWMSDTQGIRSGPKPSRELQELMTRVASLEAQLKSSRLEGKGQEEEVKCATWPGKYNSLIQAQARELSHLRQRMREGQGVCQILTQHLGDTTKAFEELLRANDIDYYMGQSFREQLAQNSALAQRVVTKISGRERAESHDDKTGHELLALRLSKELQQKDKIIESLHTKLQQRPETPSSCHALSETTDQSDRTSLVSDEYRTNEDLELCSDLDAREYQEEHRLRQQGHGSEQDGFAVPHDKALFPLSPGAHNQHDLSSYSQLSHHAFQQYQLGGIPEGHSLKSDSGLVTGGTLWDMENMVQQVGGYSGPSGHQQGSSHAGVNLIEEHLREVRCLRQRLEESIRTNERLRQQLEERLALTGRDGGAPTNIYIQGLDTVTQLSNEIRVLKEENVGLQSRLQASTDTCEEVVQLRETVFTARARLKQAELEAEQWKEELRRLQAHSQEQGQQIHILRQERQASQQKTNRLQHEVSLLQQQLCESRELIHSLQSELQVYDRVCSSTKANKGYLCELPGLPVELGELLGEVRSLRAQLQNSVQENSALKQLELHKQLEQKLGVGSPRTPSLSALTASPQRENFYRRQLLHDPAPSPPVRDIGLFNCGSPGPPYSDLDDSHSTANADPLDPHSELEGEAPDGSFANRNGRHAIGHVDDFSALQQQVLEGRSLVQRMETTLQACLGPPLLERNQKHSSELVLDYGCVKSLLSNTKTLRQILEEAMSLLKMFWRAALPSTDPSIQNLKKEQCMQEEILSLKLRVSEQEEVLKGTIQRLRSTSRTKENMEHFIVNQLSRTRDVLKKARTNLEKNELRLSSLSSSSSSPYAAEDPGGAARERHADRSFLKASGATGAAANQRPAARKRSSQCLL, encoded by the exons ATGCTTGATCTCAAGATGAAGGAGACGTGTCGCATCTGTGGACGGGAGCTCTGCGGTAACCAGCGGCGATGGATCTTCCACCCCACCCCCAAGCTCAACCTGCAGGTGCTGCTGTCTCACGCTCTAGGGCAAGAGCTGACCAGGGATGGCAGAGGAGAGTTCGCCTGCTCCAAGTGCACCTTCATGCTGGACCGCATGTACCGCTTCGACACAGTGATTGCCCGAGTGGAGGCCCTTTCCATCGAGAGGTTGCAGCGGCTCCTGCAGGAGAAACACCGGCTGAGGCAGTGCATCTGTGGGCTCTATCGGAAAACTAACTCAGAAGAGGGTGCTGTAACATTACCTGGGGGTGATGAAGGACCAGGAGATGGGATGGTGGACATTTCAGGTCTCACTCATGCAAAGTACTGTGCCCTGCTCCAGGATGATCTGGTCTACTCTTTGTATGAGTCCTGGGCCGACGACGGCCTGGACTGTCAACACCACCACCAACCTCAGTGTCCTGCTGGTCCAGGGTCAGAGGTTACAGTGGCAGGCTCGCATCGTTGTGTTCCCAGCACTCCCAGGAAGTGTCGGGGATGTTCCTACTGGCGGGTGGCGGACTCTGACTATGAAGCTGTCTGTAAGGTGCCCAGGAAGCTGGCACGGAGCATTTCCTGTGGGCCGTCATCCAGATATTCAGCCAGCGTTATTGGAGGGAGTGTGACTGGAGGAGTGGGAGGTGGTGGAGAAGGAgtaggagaaagaaaaaatgtgGAGGATTCAGAAGAACCCCCCTCCTCTTTAACTCTGGTCCCTGGTTCTCAGGACCCCTCGAGGACATCAGACAGTGATCGCACCCTGGCTGGACGAGCCAGCTCCAGCCCCTCTATAGCATCCTTAGAGACGACTGAGGAATATGTTCAGCCTGGAGCCATAACAGATGGGCCGCTGAGCTCCCCAAGGGAACTAGTAGATGACCGGATATCTGACTCCCTCTCTGAGGAGCACATGGGAGCCCCACGTAGCCAAGCCTCACCTGGACCCAGCCTCTCTCTGGCCCTCTGTTTGCTGCAGAGCTATGCTGTCTACCGGCCAGTCATGAGCTCTAAGGGGAGCAAGCTGCCTGTGCTGCTCCGACGGAACACCAGTAATGGAGGTTCAAGGCTGGGCTTCCCTGATTCTGTTCTGGGAATGTCTTATGGAACTccagagggagaaggagacaaCCACATGCCAACACCTGAGCCAGATCCCCCTCTGATCAGGCTTGGTGATCAGGATCTGAACCTGGCTTACATGGAAGATTTGTTGGAAGATTTGTACAAAGAGTATCCTCCCCCACGTCCTCATCAG AGCCTCGTTGAGGAGCAGCAGAGTCAACTGAACCAGTATGAGTGTGCAGCCGGCCAGTGTGTCAGTGAGCTTCAGAAGGCCCAGCTACAGGTCCAATCCCTGCAGGCCAAGATCCACCAGAGCGAGGCCAAAAATATG AAGCTGCAGGAGAAGCTGAATGAGATGGAGTGTGAGCTGCGTTCAATCCGCCAGGCTGCTCAGAGTCAAGAAAGAACCATTCAGGATCTCACAGAGTCCATCAGCACCAAAGACAACGAG GCCCAGGAGCTGTACCAGCTGATGGAAGAGCAGAACACCACACTGTGTAAGCTGAGAGAAATGGTCCACCGCAACCAGCTTGCTCAATGCAAG GCTCCAGAGGGGGTCAGCGAGTCCTTGACACTCGCCCAGCTGCAGGGCGAGCTGGTTGGGGTGCAAAGCTCCTTGTTCTCCCTTGGTCTGGAGCTGGAGGCCAGCCAGAGGAGTCTGAGACAGAGCCAGAGGCAGGGAGATGACCTGTCGAGGTTCAAGGAAAGACTCAACGCTGATTTACAGGAGGTGCAGCAGCACAGAGAGGTCACTGAAAAGCACAACCAG GACCTGCGCTGTGCCCTTCAGAAAGCTCGCTCGGAGCTTCAGGCCAAAGAAGCCGCTCTGAAGGAGGCcgaggcagagagacacactGTGGTGCAGGAATCAGACAGGAGCATTGCACAGCTCCAGTGCTCTCTGCAGGACAAGGAACAACAGTTACAg GAGTACTCAGAGATGTTGGAGTCAGGAAGCTCCAAACCAAGAGATGCCCTGCTGGAGAAACTACGAGAGCGTATTAAAGATAGAGACAGAGCTCTGgag CACTCCATCGATGACAAATTCCGCTGTGTGGAGGAGCGCGAGGGCCAGGTGAGGAGGCTGCAGCTGGCCCTTAGGGAGAAGGAACGAGACCTGGAGAGACTGCGCTGCATCCTGTCCAACAACGAGGAGACCATTACG AGTCTGGACGCCTTGGTGCGTGGCAAAGAGCTGGAGCTAGAGCAGGCGGCAGAGGCCTACAGGAACCTCCAGTGGCTGAAGCAGCAGAGcgaggagaaggagaaaaacaccctgagagagaaagacaccATCATCAGCCAGCTACAGACCGCTCTACAGACACACAGCCAGGAGGCACAG gatctGACAGCTGCCCTGGTTGCCAGAGTTCAGGCTGGTCCCACTGAGGTTGTAGAGGAGTTGAAGGCTCGGCTGGCACTGAAAGAAAAACTCTTCCAGGAACTGCTGTCGGACCGCAGCCGCCAGTCCAATGAACACCAAGCCCAGGTCCAGAACATGCTGAACACTCTCAGCTCCAAAGACCAGTATCTGCAG GACTACTCGTACAGGCTCTCCCTTGTGATTAGCGAGCGGACTGTCCAGCTGCAGGAGCTACGCAGACAGCTGTCATCAAGAGAGCGAGAGCTGTGCGAGCTGAGACAGGACAAGGAGAGAGAGCTGGGAGGAGAGACGGAACATCTGCGGAGTCTGCTCAGAGAGAAAGAAGCCTTTATCAAG GAGCTGATCCAGGGCCAGGAGGAGGCGATGCAGCCATCCACTAAAGAGAGTGAGGCAGAGATGGAGGCTCTCCAGGAGGAGTTGCAGCTGGTACTGAAGAAGGAGAGGGAGGCTCAG AAGGAGCTCTCTGCTCTGCGTTTATCTTTGGCTCACCAGCAGGACACTAGGGACAGCACTGATCATCAA TGTGTGCTAGAGCAGCTGGTATCAGAGTACAACCATCTGAATGATGCCCTGAGGGCGGAGAAGAGATTATACCAAAATCTCACGCACATTCACACCAACAGTGACAG TTCTGAGAAGATCCAGGCCCTCCACACCGAGCTAGACTCGATTCAGGCACTCCGCAGACAGCTGGAGGAGGTCCTGGCCAGGACCCGTAACATGGCCCTGGTGCTGGAACGGCCAGCTAAAAGGCAGCCTGACTTTGGAG AGCTCagcacagaggaggaggagggagacgaTGAAGATGGCAGCAGTGACGAGTTCACGGACAGCATAGAGGAGGATGATGATAAAGTGACGGCCAGAAGTTTGGCCTCCATTCAG GTTTGTGAAACTGAGGTTGTGACTAGAGCGCTGGTGTCACAGAGAGCTGATGTAAAGCAGCTTGAGGAAGCGAAGAAGATACTTGAAGGCCAGCTTGAAGAAATAAGATCACAACTGGAGAGGGATGGATACACCTCCGTGGCTCAGCTGAG GAGTGCACTGCAGAGGCTGCAGCAGGAGAACCAGGCTCTGAAAGAAAGCCAAGGACGAGCAGAAGTGGTTGGACTGAGGACAAACCCAGGGAGGAATCACAGGAGTCTGAATCAGGACGAGGAAGAACAGGAGGAGGATATTGAGaaagaagatgaagaggaggaaatgTCTCCAGTGCCGGTGGGGAAGCCAGGTCATCCGTGTGTTAGTCTGAGTGACGAGCGAGGGAAGAGGCACTGCAAGAGGCCACGTTGTCTGACGCCCCGTCATCTCACACACCAGCCTGACACG GAGGTGGAGCCTGCTGGTGACAGCACTGTGGTGGGAGCGCTCTGGCAGGATATAGGGGAGGGTCTCCGTGAGCAGGCGGCCCGACTGAGCTCCAATCTGGCTCTGAGCCACCAGGAGAACAGAGAGCTGCAGGAAAGGCTGATGGTGTCTGAGGCCACGGTCCACGCTCAGGCTGAACAACTGAAGGACTACAGAGATCTGCTCA CCGAGACATCGGTCCAGCAGGCCAGTAAGCAGGTGCAGGTGGATCTCCAGGATCTGGGTTATGAGACTTGTGGTCGCAGTGAGAACGAAGCTGAGAGAGAAGACGCCAGCAGCCCAG AGTTTGACGACCTGGAGATGTGCACGTCACTGTCCCATCAACAGGACTACGAGGGTGCGGGCGGTAGCTGGTACGCTGGCAGCAGTAACACAGGCGCTTATGAAATGGGGGATGAGTCAGCGTCTCTCCATCATCTGGTCCAGGATCTCCGCTCACAGCTGAGCCGCTGCCACAAGGTGATCCGTGGGCTGCAGCTGCGTGTCCGCTCCCTGTCTACCACCAGCGACTACGCCTCCAGCCTGGAGCGAACCCCACGCAAG GTAAACTGGGCCTTTGAGACATCACCAGCCCCCGGTGGTGTGGAAGAGGATGAAGGCTGGATGTCTGACACCCAAGGGATTCGCTCAGGGCCTAAGCCCAGCAGGGAACTGCAAGAACTGATGACACGAGTTGCATCACTTGAGGCTCAGCTGAAGAGCTCCAGACTGGAGGGCAAAGGCCAAGAAGAGGAGGTGAAATGTGCCACCTGGCCTGG GAAGTACAACTCTCTGATCCAGGCACAAGCTCGTGAGCTGTCCCACCTGAGGCAGAGGATGAGAGAGGGGCAAGGAGTCTGTCAAATCCTCACCCAGCACCTGGGCGATACCACCAAG GCCTTTGAGGAGCTGCTGCGGGCCAATGATATCGATTACTACATGGGTCAGAGCTTTAGAGAGCAGTTGGCACAGAACTCTGCCCTGGCACAAAGAGTGGTCACCAAGATCAGTGGAC GCGAACGTGCAGAGAGCCATGATGACAAGACCGGCCATGAGTTGCTTGCCCTGCG GCTGAGTAAGGAGCTTCAGCAGAAAGATAAAATCATCGAGTCACTCCACACCAAGCTGCAGCAGCGTCCGGAGACCCCGTCCAGCTGCCATGCTCTCTCTGAGACCACCGACCAATCAGACAGAACGTCCCTGGTGTCCGATGAGTACAGAACCAATGAAGACTTGGAGCTGTGCTCCGATTTAGACGCCAGAGAATATCAGGAGGAGCACCGGCTGCGCCAACAAGGACACGGATCCGAACAAGACG GCTTTGCAGTTCCCCATGACAAGGCTCTGTTCCCTCTCTCGCCGGGTGCCCACAACCAGCACGACCTCTCCAGCTACAGCCAGCTATCCCATCATGCCTTTCAACAGTATCAGCTGGGTGGCATTCCCGAAGGCCACTCGCTGAAGTCTGACTCAGGTCTAGTGACGGGAGGGACTTTGTGGGACATGGAGAACATGGTTCAACAGGTTGGAGGCTACTCTGGACCATCGGGACACCAGCAAGGAAGCAGCCATGCAG GGGTAAATTTGATAGAGGAGCACCTGCGGGAGGTGAGGTGTCTCCGTCAGCGTCTGGAGGAGTCCATTAGGACCAATGAGCGGCTCCGACAGCAGCTGGAAGAGAGACTGGCCTTGACTGGGCGTGATGGAG GGGCACCAACAAACATCTACATTCAGGGTCTGGACACAGTCACTCAACTGTCCAATGAGATCAGAGTCCTGAAGGAAGAAAACGTGGGTCTACAGTCACGCCTGCAGGCCAGTACAG ACACATGTGAGGAGGTGGTGCAGTTGCGGGAGACGGTGTTTACAGCACGTGCCCGCCTGAAACAAGCAGAGCTGGAGGCAGAGCAGTGGAAAGAGGAGCTAAGACGACTTCAGGCTCACAGCCAGGAGCAGGGACAGCAGATACACATATTAAGGCAGGAACGGCAGGCCAGTCAGCAGAAAACCAAcag GCTCCAGCATGAGGTGTctctcctgcagcagcagctgtgtgaGAGCAGAGAGCTCATCCACTCCCTGCAGAGTGAACTACAGGTGTACGATCGAGTGTGTTCCAGCACAAAGGCCAACAAAG gcTACCTGTGTGAGCTCCCAGGTCTGCCGGTGGAGCTGGGGGAGCTGCTCGGGGAGGTGAGGAGTCTGCGAGCCCAGCTGCAAAACAGTGTCCAGGAGAACAGTGCTCTCAAACAACTGGAGCTCCACAAGCAGCTGGAGCAGAAGCTGGGTGTGGGCTCTCCTCGGACCCCCTCCCTCTCCGCCCTCACTGCCAGCCCTCAGAGAGAGAACTTCTACAGGCGACAGCTGCTGCatg ACCCAGCTCCATCTCCACCGGTCAGGGACATTGGTCTGTTTAACTGTGGGTCCCCCGGCCCTCCCTACTCAGACCTGGACGACAGCCATAGCACTGCCAATG CAGACCCTCTTGACCCTCACTCTGAGCTGGAGGGGGAGGCCCCTGACGGATCGTTTGCGAACCGTAACGGCCGCCACGCCATCGGTCATGTGGATGACTTCAGCGCTCTTCAGCAGCAAGTCCTAGAGGGACGGAGCCTCGTCCAGCGCATGGAGACAACCCTGCAGGCCTGTCTCGGCCCACCGCTGCTGGAGAGAAACCAGAAACACAGCAGTGAGCTG GTCCTGGACTATGGATGTGTTAAAAGTCTGCTGTCCAACACCAAGACTCTGAGGCAGATCCTGGAAGAGGCAATGTCTCTCCTGAAGATGTTCTGGAGAGCAGCTCTGCCCAGCACTGATCCCTCCATCCAGAACCTTAAGAAG gaGCAGTGTATGCAGGAGGAGATCTTGTCTCTGAAACTGCGAGTGTCAGAGCAGGAAGAGGTTCTTAAGGGAACGATTCAGAGACTGAGGAGCACCAGCCGCACCAAGGAGAACATGGAGCACTTCATAGTCAACCAGT tgtCGAGGACTCGTGATGTGCTTAAGAAAGCAAGGACAAATTTAGAG AAGAACGAGCTGAGACTTTCCTCTCTaagctcctcctcttcctctccttatGCTG CTGAGGACCCAGGAGGTGCTGCCAGAGAGCGGCATGCTGATCGCAGTTTCCTGAAGGCCAGCGGTGCCACCGgggctgcagccaatcagcgtCCAGCAGCGAGGAAGCGCAGCAGCCAATGCCTGCTTTAA